CCTCGTGACGGCGTTCAGTCGGAAGTTCGGTGTAAGCAGCGAGGTCGCGTTCGTCGACGGTAACGGAGCGCGGTCGCGTACGAACCGTCAAAGCGCAGGACGCGGCCGCGAAACGGATGGTTTTATCTAGTCGAAGCTGAGAGTATCTTCTGCATGGCAGACCTAATCGTCAAAGCGGCCGTCAAGGACGCACTCGAAGGCAAGAACGTCTCCTCGGACTTCTACGACGCGCTCGACGAGCGCGTCGCGGAACTCCTCGAGGAAGCCGGAACCCGAGCGGGTGCGAACGACCGCAAGACCGTTCAGCCCCGCGACCTCTGAGGTCGGCGCACGAACGAACTTTCTCGTTTATCGGACCGACGCCGTAGTCGCTTCACTGTTCCGACTCGTGAGTCCGCCGACCGACGGGAACGGTCCGCGCCGCGCGGCGCGGACCGTCCCCGCTTTCCGTCGTTCTCTAATCGTCCCTCTATCTCTCGGCGGCCCGGCCGGTCGGGCGACCGGCCGGGCCGCCCGATTCGGCTCAGACGTCGTAATCGGGCCGGACGGGGCCGATGGGTCCCGCGTAGAGGCCGCCGCCGCCGCCGGCGTCGTAGACCCGAATCGCGATGACGTTCTCGCCGCCGTAGTTGACGCTCTCCGAGGGCACCCGGTACTTCCGCTCGACCTGCCACGCGGTGGCGAAGCCGTCGTCGGGGAAGCTTCCGCTCTGGCCGACCGTCTCCCCGTTGAAGAAGGTCCGGTCGACGTCGTCTATCTTCCCCAGCGGGACCAGCAGGTCGGCGTCGTACTGCGCCCAGGACTCGGGGACGGTGATGGTCTTGCGGTACCACCCGAAGACGTTGCTCTCGGTGTACCCCGAGTGGTCCTCCCAGTTGGCGGGCAGTTCGACCCGCTCCCAGCCGCTATCGTCGTAGTTCGGGGCCGCCCGGGCCGGGTCGTCGCCGGGTTCGAACAGCCACGTCGGCGAGAGTTCCATCGCCGGCAGCACCTCGACCGTCTGGGCGGGAAGCGCCTCCGCCGCCGACCGGCCGACCCGTATCTCGTGGTCGCCCGCCGAGAGGTAGGGTAACTCGACCTGCGCGGTGGCCTCGCCCTCGCCGGGGGCCAACCGGACGAACGCGCTGGCCACCTCCTCGCCGTCGACGAACACCCCCAGGCGCTCGCCGCCGACGACCGACCCGGCGTTCCGCCCCGAAATCGTGAGGCGTATCGACCCGCCGGAGACGGCGACGTCGGGCGCCTCGAAGCCGGTGTAGGTCTGGTCCGGCGCCTCGTAGGCGGGGACGTCCCGCCGGTCGCCCCCGTCGGCGGGCCGGAGTCGAATCGCCTGACCGCCGCTGGCGGCCATCGAGGCGACGGCGGTCGTCCCGGGGTCGACCAGCAGTTCGTCGACCCGGACGTCGGTGGGGTTCTCGTCGTAGCGGGTGCCGGCCGCGTCCGAGTAAATCTCCGCGACGTACTTCGGGCCTCGCGGCGCGCCGCGGCCGTCGGCGTTCTCGTCACGGGGGCTGAGGAACGAGAGCGGGACGTCGACGGCGCGGCCCGCCCCGTTCGTCATCGCGCCGACGTACCACTCCTCGCCCTTCCGGCGGGCGGTGACGACGTACTCGCCGATTTCGGCGTCGACGACGGTCGTGTCGTCCCACCCGCCGGCCGGGACCACGGCGAGGAAGTCGAACTCGCGCTCGGTTTCGAAGTTCTCGGCCTCGGGGGCGTAGCCCTCGTACGCCTCGGGAATCGGCGACTCCGCGCCGTGCTCGGTGACCGCGACCGTGTTGAGGTTGAACCCGCCGACGTCGCCGGTGAACATCTCGCCCGAATCGTCGTAGTGGAGTTCGACGGCGACGGTGTTGTCGCCCGCTGTGAGTTCGACCGAGGTCGTGAACACCCGCCAGTCGTCCCAGTACTCGGTGAACGGCGGTTCGAGGGTCCGGTCTCGCCGTTGACCCGGAGCGTGGCCCGCGGCCCGCCGGCGTCGATGACGCGCTGGGAGTTCTCATTGGGCGCGCTGGCGTACCGGAGGTGGAGGTCGTAGGTCCCGTCGGCCGGCACGTCGGTCACCGCCCACGACGCCGACGACCCTGACGGCACCCGGTTGGGGTCGACCGCGACGTAGTTGGTCCCGAAGGCGTTCCGCCAGTTGTCGGCGGTGACGAACGCGCCGAGGTCGCCGCTGGCCGCCTGGAGGAGTTCGCCGACCGAAAGCTCGGGGTTCACGTAGGCCTCGATGCGGTCGGCGGCCATCTGCAATCCGGCGTTGTAGTTGGGGTACATCGCGAGCTGTTTCGCCCGCGTCGTCTGTATCTGCCCGCCGGTGTCGTCGTGGAACGTGATGTCGAAGATGCCGGGCTGATAGCTCGCCGGGCCGGCGAGCATCCGGGTGAACGGCAGCGTGACGTGGTGGTCCGTGCCGACGTCCGACCCGAGCGCGGTGAAGCCGTCGTACTCCTGGGCCTTGACCGTCTCCGTCGACGCGAGGTTGGGGTAGGTGCGGCGCTTGCCGGTGGGCTTGTCGGCCTCGTGGCGTTCGAGCAACTGCCGGTTGCCGGCGGCGCGCCGCGCGACCAGTTCGTGGTGGTTCACCGCGATCTGGCTGTGGTGGTTGGTCGTCGCCGTCCCGCCGTCACCCTCGTGGCCCAGGCCGTTGTCGTTGACGTAGCCGTTCTTGATGCTCCGGATGTGGTTGTCCTCGTAGAACGCGAAGATGTCGTCGTTCAGTATCTGGTCCTCGTAGTTGGGGAGGTTCCCCGCGGTTTCGTTGTGAGCGGTCATCTCGACGCTCGGGTCGAGCGACTGGCCGTAGTCGGTGACCGCTGGCAGGTCGAAGTCGGGATACGACTCGTCGAAGTCCATCGACACTCCGGACCCGGGGTAGCTATCCCATCCCCGATTCCAGCCCTCGACGAGCACGCTCTCGACGCCGTTCTCGCTGGCGAACCGCATGTACCGCTTCATGCGCTCGGTGCGGGCGCCGTGGATGTACGCCGCCGGGTCGCCGCCGTTCGCCTCGATGTCGGCGTCGGACTTGTACTCCCAGTTGGCGTTGCCCGCGATCATCGTCCACCAGATGCCGACGTACGTCCGGGGCGTCATCCAACTCGTGTCGGGTTCGCCGCCGACGGTCGGCAGCACCGACTCGTCGAGGTCGTCGTTGAGTAGCGGAATCAGCGACGACTCCATCAGGTCGCCGGGGTTGCGCCCGAGTTGGACGGTCCGCCAGGGCGTCGCCAGCGGGGGTTCGGCCGACACCTTCGTCCCGTCGGGGAGCGGCGCGAGTTCCGCCGAGAAGTCGGTTCCGCCCTCCGTCGACCGGGGTGCGAGCGACATCGTGGCGTAGTCGGTGAGGTCGGCCTCGTGGACGCTCAGGTACGCGTCCTCGCCGGCCCTGACCGTGAACGGGGTGTGGGCGCCGTTCCGGACGGCGTTCCCGTTCGGGCGGGTCGTCCGGGTGCCCGACTCGACCTCGCTGAGTTTCGTCCGCTGGTACTCCTGTTCGAACCGCGGGTTGACGAACTCGTTCGGAATCCACCAGGCGTCGTAGTCGTCGTCGAACGCGAACCGCGTGTTCTCGGCGGTGACGACGGTCCGTCCGGCGTTGCTCGCGAAGTCCTCGCCGAGGACGAACCGGAAGCCGAGTCCGTCGTCGAACACGCGGAATTCGAGGTTCGCCGACCGGCCCGGGCCGGCCGTCTCGGCCAGTCCGACCCGGAGGTAGCTGTACTCCGCCTCGATGCGGTCGTACTGGTCCCATATCGGCTCCCAGCGCTCGGTTTCGGTGCCGCGCTCGGTGCCGGTTATCGTGACGTCGGCGCCGTCGGCGCCGTCCGACGCCGCGCCGAACGTCGACTGGTTACGGAACTCGAAGCCCAGCGCCGACGGCTCGAGGTACGTCGTCCCGTCGAACGAAACCGCGTACGTCGGCACGCCGTCGGCGGCGTCGACGGTCACCTCGACGGCGCCGTCGGGCGACGTGACGCGCTGAGTGTCGCCGTCGCGCTCGTTCGCGATTCGCCCCGAAACCGTCTCGGGCACCGACGCGGAGTAGGCCGCGGCGGCAAGCAGTCCGGCCGCGCCGCCGAGGAATCCCCGCCGACCGAGCGTCTCGGCCGGCCGCGACTCGTCGTCGTTCGATTCCGCGCCGCCCGATTCGCCTCGCCCGGTTCGCCCGTTTTCGTCTGGGTCGCTCGCCATTCCACGAACCGGTTGACAGCTACGGAATATAAAATTTATTGCCGAACGAAGTAATTACTCTTCGTATGCGTCCGGAGTCGAACGTCGCCCGGCGCGACCCGCCGCAGGCGTCGAAACCTCCGCACGAAGGACGGTGACGTTATAAAGCAACCCCGGTGGCGGGGCAGCGAACTCATTCGATTCGGAGGAGACGTTCGACGCATGGACGACCGGACGACGTGGAACCACGACACCGTCGCGGCCAACGGACTCTCGTTCCACTACGTCGAAGCGGGTCGCGGCCCGCTCGTGCTGTTACTCCACGGTTTCCCGGAGTTCTGGTATTCGTGGCGCGAACAACTCACTCCGCTCGCCGACGCCGGCTATCGGGCCGTCGCGCCGGACCTTCGGGGCTACAACGGGACCGAGAAGCCGACCGGCGTCGAACGGTACGCCGTCGACGAACTCGTCGCCGACGTGGCGGAACTCGTCGAGGCGCTCGACCACGAGACGGCCCACCTCGTCGGACACGACTGGGGCGGTTTCCTCGCCTGGGAGACGGCGAGTCGGCGGCCCGAAGTGGTGGACCGACTCGTCTCCGTCGGCGTCACCCATCCCGTCGCGTTCGACCGCGGACTCGACCGATTCGACCAGTTCCGGCGGGCGTGGTACACGTACTTCTTCCGACTCCCGGGGCTTCCCGAGCGGGCGCTTCGCGCGAACGACTACGCGGCCCACGAGCGGATGGTTTCGGACGGAGTCGGACGCGACGACGCCTTCGACGCCGCCGACTTCGAGCGCTATCGAGACGCGCTCGCCGAACCCGGGGCGCTCACCGCGATGGTGAACTACTACCGCGCGAACCTCGGCAAGCGCTTCCTCCGCAAACTCGTGTTGCCCCGGTTCGGGCGACGCGTCTCGTCGACGGGGTTCGAGGCCGGCCGGATTACGGCTCCCACGATGATACTCTACGGCGAACGGGACCACTTCGACGCGGCGGCGATGTTCGACGGCGTCGACCGGTGGGTCGAGGACCTGCGACTCGAACGCTTCCCCGACGCCGGCCACTGGGTCCAACTGGAGCGTCCGTCCCGGACGAACGAACTGCTCCGCGAGTTCCTCGGCGACGCCGGCGACGGGTAGGGCGTCCCGCGCTGGGGTTCGTCAGTCGTCGGCCGCCCCGACCTCGACCAGCGCGTCGGGGGCGACCGACGCGTACCGAGAGACAGACGCGAAGACGTCGTCGTCCGCCGCGAAGCGGTCGCCCGACGCGACGCCGTAGGCCTCCGCGTCGCCGAACCGCGTCTCGACGAACCGTCGGGCGACGAGCGCCTTCCGGGCGTCCTCTCGCTCGTCCAGTTGCCGTTGCGCTTCCTCGAGCAACAGCGCGGCCGAGACGACGTCGAATATCAGGTCGGCGAGTCGTTTCGCGTGGTACTGGGCGTAGTCGGCGTCCTCGGTCGCCAGCGTCCCCAGGCCGGCCTGGAGTTCGCGGAACTTCTCGTCGGCGTCGGCGGCGAGGTCCTCGAGAAGCGAGTGGTCGAGGTCGACGGCGTCGAGTTTCTCCCGGACGTACGGAATCAGCGCCTCGTAGGCGTCCTCGCGGTTCAACGCGCGGAGCACGTCGAGCGCGAGGACGTTCGACGGCCCCTCCCAGATGGGCAGCACCTGGGCGTCGCGGTGCAGGCGCTCGACGGTGTGTTCCCGGACGTAGCCGTTGCCGCCCAGCACCTCCATCGCGTAGGAGGTCGCGTCGACGGCCGTCCGCGCGGTCCTGTACTTCGCGACGGGGACGAACAGTCGCATCAGCCGATAGGCGTCGGAGTCGTCGCCGACCCGCTCGCGCACGTCGAGCAGTCGCGCCGCTTCGAACGTGAAGGCGGCCGCGGCCTCGTAGTCGACGGTCATGTCCACGAGGTCCCGGCGCATCAGCGGGTGTTCGTCGAGGGGCTTGCCGAACGCCTCCCGCCGGGCGGCCCGCACCTTCGCCTCCAGGAGCGCCCGGCCCATCACGCCCACCGCGCCCGCCGCGTTCGTCAACCGCTCGAAGTTCATCATCTCGGCCATGTACCGGAACCCCGACTCCGGCTCGCCGACGAGGTACGCCTCGGCGCCCTCGAACTCGATTTCGCCCGTCGGAACCGAGACGGTCCCGAGTTTGTCCTTCAGTCGCCGGAAGTGGGCCTCGTTGACCTCGCCGTCGGGTCCGGTGCGCGGCACGAGGAACAGCGACAGGCCGGCGACGCCGTCGGGAGCGTCCGGCGTGCGCGCCAGCGCCAGCGCGCCCTCGGCGTCGATATTCGAGCAGAACCACTTCTCGCCGTACAGTCGGTAGACGCCCGCCTCGTCGGTGGGTTCGGCGCGCACCTCGTTGGTCCCCACGTCGGACCCGCCCTGCTCCTCGGTGAGGAACATCGCCCCTTCGATGTGGTCGTCGAGACTGCGGGACGTCAGGCGCTCGAAGTACTCCGCGAGCGCGCCGTCGTCGAACTTCTCCAGGATGATGGCGACGCCGGTCGTCATCGAAACCGGACAGCAGAACCCGATGTCGACGTAGCACAGCAGCGCCTGCATCGTCAGCGCGTGGGTCAGGCCGACGGGTTCGTCCCGACCCGGCGGCGCGTGGAAGGGGTCGTGGGTCAGCCCGAACTCCTCGTAGGCTATCTCCTCCTGCTCGCGCAGGAGCGGGTGGTACTCGACCTCGTTCAGTCGCTCGCCGTACTTGTCGAACGACCGGAGTTCGTGGCCCGCCTCGTCGATGCGGTCGGCGGCGTCGGCCATCCGGTGGCCCAGCGCCTCGCCGAACGCCGAGAGGACCGGTTCGGCCCACTCGAACTCGTCGTCGGGGTAGACGCGCCGCGCTTCGAACCGGAGCGTCGGGTCCATCTCCCAGTAGTTGCAGTCGCGGCCCTCCTCGAGTCGGGCGTAGTCTATCGGTTCCGAGGGCATGTTACCGAACGGTCGCGGCGAGTTGTCATAAATCCAACCCGGCGAAGCGCGCGTCGGCGCGCACCGTTTGGGTGACCATCCCACACCTCCGGGAGTCTTTTTTGAGCACCCCGCGTTCCGTCGGACTATGACCGCGACCGGGACGGACGTGGACGCCGCCGCGCTCGAATCGTACCTCTCCGCGGAACTGGGCGCGGCCGTGAACGGAACCGAGGTGCTCCACGACGGACTCAACCTCGTCGTCGCCGTCTCGACCGTCGCGGACGGCGACGCGTACGTCCTTCGACGGCCGAAGAAGCTGCGAGACGCCAGTTACATGAACGGAATAGAGCGGGAGTACCGAGTGCTGGAACGACTCGCCGAAACCGAGGTTCCAACCCCGGAGCCGGTGGCGTTCTGCACCGACGAGTCGGTT
This genomic window from Halorussus vallis contains:
- a CDS encoding DUF1931 domain-containing protein — its product is MADLIVKAAVKDALEGKNVSSDFYDALDERVAELLEEAGTRAGANDRKTVQPRDL
- a CDS encoding alpha/beta fold hydrolase, giving the protein MDDRTTWNHDTVAANGLSFHYVEAGRGPLVLLLHGFPEFWYSWREQLTPLADAGYRAVAPDLRGYNGTEKPTGVERYAVDELVADVAELVEALDHETAHLVGHDWGGFLAWETASRRPEVVDRLVSVGVTHPVAFDRGLDRFDQFRRAWYTYFFRLPGLPERALRANDYAAHERMVSDGVGRDDAFDAADFERYRDALAEPGALTAMVNYYRANLGKRFLRKLVLPRFGRRVSSTGFEAGRITAPTMILYGERDHFDAAAMFDGVDRWVEDLRLERFPDAGHWVQLERPSRTNELLREFLGDAGDG
- a CDS encoding acyl-CoA dehydrogenase family protein, which translates into the protein MPSEPIDYARLEEGRDCNYWEMDPTLRFEARRVYPDDEFEWAEPVLSAFGEALGHRMADAADRIDEAGHELRSFDKYGERLNEVEYHPLLREQEEIAYEEFGLTHDPFHAPPGRDEPVGLTHALTMQALLCYVDIGFCCPVSMTTGVAIILEKFDDGALAEYFERLTSRSLDDHIEGAMFLTEEQGGSDVGTNEVRAEPTDEAGVYRLYGEKWFCSNIDAEGALALARTPDAPDGVAGLSLFLVPRTGPDGEVNEAHFRRLKDKLGTVSVPTGEIEFEGAEAYLVGEPESGFRYMAEMMNFERLTNAAGAVGVMGRALLEAKVRAARREAFGKPLDEHPLMRRDLVDMTVDYEAAAAFTFEAARLLDVRERVGDDSDAYRLMRLFVPVAKYRTARTAVDATSYAMEVLGGNGYVREHTVERLHRDAQVLPIWEGPSNVLALDVLRALNREDAYEALIPYVREKLDAVDLDHSLLEDLAADADEKFRELQAGLGTLATEDADYAQYHAKRLADLIFDVVSAALLLEEAQRQLDEREDARKALVARRFVETRFGDAEAYGVASGDRFAADDDVFASVSRYASVAPDALVEVGAADD